Proteins found in one Oribacterium sp. oral taxon 102 genomic segment:
- a CDS encoding IS3 family transposase (programmed frameshift): protein MAKYSYEFKKQIVLEYLKGDGSYLCLSNKHGISNQAQLQKWVAAYKKFGDDGLKRSRNQKIYSFEEKFSIVESYLTSELSYQELALQVGINNPALVNRWVNEFKAAGPDALRTHKKGRKKTLSKSKDSKRAQEIQEAKVDTSAEHVRELEDELLKLRIENAFLKELRRLRLVDKAKMRDAHGSSSVSEDKFKLKDLLSYTEMPKATYMYWQKRFDCENPDQELENKILEIREQNKDYGYRRMTGELKNQGYTVNKKKVQRIVQKLNLQVTSFRHKSRKYSSYKGKVGTVAPNRIRRRFNTCIPHQKITTDTTEFKYYEIDGKGRMTMHKLYLDPFMDMFNGEIISFGIDNRPSARNILDAQVEAIRMTSDCQYRRTFHSDQGWAYQMKAYVNNLKQEKIFQSMSRKGNCHDNSVMENFFGLLKQEIYYGVVYYSYEELKSEIERYIKYYNERRIKEKLGWKSPVQYRLSLLAA from the exons ATGGCTAAATATAGCTATGAATTTAAGAAACAGATTGTTCTAGAATACTTGAAAGGCGATGGTTCATATCTCTGTCTATCGAATAAGCACGGTATATCCAACCAGGCTCAATTACAAAAATGGGTAGCTGCCTATAAAAAGTTTGGTGATGATGGTTTAAAAAGATCACGCAATCAAAAGATTTACTCTTTCGAAGAGAAGTTTTCTATAGTAGAGTCTTATTTAACAAGTGAACTCTCATATCAGGAGCTGGCTCTACAAGTTGGGATTAATAATCCTGCGTTGGTTAATCGATGGGTCAATGAGTTTAAAGCTGCCGGGCCTGATGCTTTGAGAACGCACAAGAAAGGCCGAAAGAAAACATTGAGTAAATCAAAAGACAGTAAGCGAGCTCAGGAAATCCAGGAAGCTAAGGTTGATACCAGTGCAGAGCACGTCCGGGAACTAGAGGATGAACTTCTTAAGCTCCGTATTGAGAATGCTTTTTTAAAAGAACTGAGGAGGCTGCGTTTAGTGGACAAAGCAAAAATGAGAGATGCGCACGGATCATCTTCAGTCTCCGAAGACA AGTTCAAACTGAAAGACCTTCTCTCATACACCGAGATGCCAAAGGCAACCTACATGTATTGGCAGAAACGATTTGATTGTGAAAATCCAGATCAGGAGCTTGAAAATAAGATACTGGAGATTCGTGAGCAGAATAAGGACTATGGCTATCGAAGAATGACCGGTGAACTTAAGAACCAAGGTTATACTGTTAACAAGAAAAAAGTTCAGCGCATCGTGCAGAAACTAAACTTACAGGTCACATCCTTCAGACATAAAAGTCGTAAATACAGTTCGTACAAGGGTAAGGTTGGAACTGTTGCACCTAACAGAATACGTAGACGTTTTAATACTTGCATACCTCATCAGAAGATCACAACAGATACAACAGAGTTTAAGTACTATGAGATAGATGGCAAGGGTCGCATGACAATGCATAAGTTATATCTCGACCCCTTCATGGATATGTTCAATGGTGAAATCATAAGCTTTGGCATAGATAATCGGCCATCAGCCAGGAATATATTAGATGCACAGGTTGAAGCAATCAGAATGACTTCTGATTGTCAGTACCGCAGAACATTCCACTCGGATCAAGGATGGGCTTATCAGATGAAGGCATATGTAAACAATCTTAAACAGGAAAAGATCTTCCAGAGTATGTCCCGAAAAGGTAACTGCCATGATAACTCTGTCATGGAAAACTTCTTCGGCTTATTGAAACAAGAAATCTACTATGGTGTTGTCTACTACAGTTACGAGGAACTGAAATCTGAAATAGAACGCTACATTAAGTACTACAACGAACGAAGAATTAAAGAGAAACTAGGTTGGAAGAGTCCTGTTCAATACAGACTCTCCCTTCTGGCTGCATAA
- a CDS encoding transglutaminase domain-containing protein translates to MREIFSEESLRRIDRSFSEQCRRFPALFSAVRERLSESDRNTAAAMRYLYASMPLSDAASYPFETFLDYARWGVRLRESKQAVRALPEELFFPYVLQHRVNEEEILPCRRLFGEALEKRLRERGVPEAEQELAVKEINYWCAEQGCYRSGDARTLAALSFYRRGYGRCGEESVFAVNAMRAYGIPARQVYVPRWSHCEDNHAWIEIYAGGKWHFTGACEPLEILDRGWFNEAASRAMLVHSRYFAAGLPWESGEGKDGREVLPGEECIGKEGIATMLNQLPRYALTRQIRLRVLDRAGCPLPGAMLSLELLNAAEYAPIAELVTGENGEACFTTGRGSLLVRARFGGEERSALLDVRTEDTLTLRFGEESREEAWRALDFFAPQDAEVNTGGETEAQRVEGKRRLQRCREKLALEKGNYRNPALMEFLRKPCPEERQEILSCLSEKDLTDIEAEVLEECFTEAQPYREGLEREAFIRYVLNPRVEDEILRPHRRVLFHAFSEAERALFRREPEQLWARIDTEIRSFPERERLSVVTPPAACWRSRTGSERSKQILFVAAARSLGIPARLRPSDGAMECWDREAEDFCPIRREERTESWLLFRKKPGEKLQYAQHWTVAREMGGGYRTLRLEDRVWKGDTLELPAVPGSYRIVTENRLPNGNIHAMELLFRLDARQRKPVQLQYRDAELGEMLEHIRLPEFVLETEDSREERASILMAEGKQAFLWLEPGAEPTEHILNELVERTARLSRFSARLHLILQDPGALEDALLLRVRELLPGARIWYDRVREQAERISRRMYVEPDSLPLILVTDEPLIGIYAVSGYNVGSGDLLLRIMEEGQQAFGYEKR, encoded by the coding sequence ATGAGAGAGATTTTTTCGGAGGAAAGCCTGAGAAGAATAGACCGGAGCTTTTCGGAGCAATGCAGGAGGTTTCCGGCGCTGTTTTCGGCGGTAAGGGAAAGGCTTTCGGAGTCGGATCGGAATACGGCGGCAGCGATGCGGTATTTGTACGCGTCGATGCCGCTGTCTGATGCTGCGAGCTATCCCTTCGAGACCTTTCTGGACTATGCCCGCTGGGGCGTGCGGCTCCGCGAGAGCAAGCAGGCGGTGCGGGCACTTCCGGAGGAGCTGTTCTTTCCCTATGTGCTGCAGCATCGGGTCAATGAAGAGGAGATCCTGCCCTGCCGCAGGCTGTTCGGAGAGGCGCTGGAGAAGCGGCTCCGGGAGCGCGGCGTTCCGGAGGCGGAGCAGGAGTTAGCAGTGAAGGAAATCAATTATTGGTGCGCGGAGCAGGGGTGCTACCGGAGCGGCGATGCGCGGACGCTGGCGGCGCTCAGCTTCTATCGGAGAGGCTATGGGAGGTGTGGGGAGGAATCTGTATTTGCGGTAAATGCGATGCGCGCCTACGGCATCCCGGCACGGCAGGTATATGTTCCCCGCTGGTCGCATTGCGAGGACAACCATGCGTGGATCGAAATCTATGCGGGTGGAAAATGGCATTTCACGGGAGCCTGCGAGCCGCTGGAAATCTTAGATCGGGGCTGGTTCAATGAAGCCGCCTCCCGCGCCATGCTGGTGCATTCACGCTATTTCGCGGCGGGACTTCCCTGGGAGAGCGGAGAGGGAAAGGATGGCAGAGAAGTTCTTCCGGGAGAGGAGTGCATCGGCAAAGAGGGAATCGCCACGATGCTGAACCAGCTTCCCCGCTATGCGCTGACGAGGCAGATCCGGCTCCGCGTACTGGACCGGGCGGGATGTCCGCTTCCCGGGGCGATGCTGTCTCTGGAGCTCCTGAACGCGGCGGAGTATGCGCCCATCGCGGAGCTCGTGACGGGAGAAAACGGCGAAGCCTGCTTCACGACGGGGCGTGGTTCGCTTCTCGTGCGGGCGCGTTTCGGAGGAGAGGAAAGGTCTGCGCTTCTCGATGTGCGGACAGAGGATACGCTGACACTTCGGTTCGGGGAAGAGAGCCGTGAGGAGGCGTGGAGGGCGCTGGATTTCTTTGCACCGCAGGATGCGGAGGTAAACACGGGGGGAGAAACGGAGGCACAGCGCGTCGAGGGAAAACGACGGCTGCAGCGCTGTCGGGAGAAGCTTGCCTTGGAAAAGGGAAATTACCGGAATCCTGCGTTAATGGAATTTTTGAGGAAGCCGTGCCCTGAAGAGAGGCAGGAGATCCTTTCCTGCCTCTCTGAAAAGGATCTCACGGATATAGAGGCAGAGGTTCTGGAGGAGTGCTTCACAGAGGCGCAGCCCTATCGGGAGGGTCTGGAGCGTGAAGCTTTCATCCGCTATGTGCTGAATCCGCGAGTCGAGGATGAGATCCTGCGTCCGCATCGTCGTGTGCTTTTCCATGCCTTCTCGGAAGCAGAGCGTGCGCTTTTCCGGAGAGAGCCGGAGCAGCTCTGGGCGCGGATCGATACGGAGATTCGTTCCTTCCCGGAGCGGGAGCGCCTGAGTGTGGTGACGCCGCCCGCCGCCTGCTGGCGCAGCAGGACAGGCAGCGAACGATCGAAGCAGATTCTCTTCGTCGCGGCGGCAAGAAGTCTGGGGATCCCGGCGCGGCTCCGTCCCTCAGACGGTGCGATGGAATGCTGGGATCGGGAGGCAGAGGACTTCTGCCCGATCCGGAGAGAGGAGCGGACAGAGAGCTGGCTTCTGTTCCGAAAAAAGCCGGGAGAGAAGCTGCAGTATGCGCAGCATTGGACCGTGGCGAGAGAGATGGGAGGCGGCTATCGCACGCTCCGTCTGGAGGATAGAGTCTGGAAGGGGGATACGCTGGAGCTTCCGGCAGTCCCCGGAAGCTATCGCATCGTGACGGAAAACCGCCTGCCGAATGGCAATATCCATGCGATGGAGCTGTTGTTTCGGCTCGATGCCAGACAGCGGAAGCCTGTGCAGCTTCAATACAGGGATGCAGAGCTCGGAGAGATGCTGGAGCACATCCGTCTGCCGGAATTTGTGCTGGAGACGGAGGATAGCAGAGAGGAGCGGGCTTCGATACTTATGGCAGAGGGAAAGCAGGCATTTCTCTGGCTGGAGCCCGGCGCGGAGCCGACAGAGCATATCCTGAACGAGCTTGTGGAGCGGACAGCGCGGCTTTCACGCTTTTCCGCGCGACTGCATTTGATCCTGCAGGATCCGGGGGCATTGGAGGATGCGCTGCTGCTCAGAGTGAGAGAGTTGCTTCCGGGGGCACGGATATGGTATGATCGCGTACGGGAGCAGGCGGAGAGGATCTCCCGCAGGATGTACGTGGAGCCGGACAGCCTGCCTCTGATTCTCGTTACGGATGAGCCGCTGATCGGGATCTATGCCGTGTCCGGCTACAATGTCGGCAGCGGCGACCTGCTGCTTCGCATTATGGAGGAGGGACAGCAGGCTTTCGGATATGAGAAACGCTGA
- a CDS encoding C69 family dipeptidase produces the protein MSCTTILAGKKATYDGSTFAARNEDSGSGSFMPKKFIVVSPSEQPGKYRSVLSHVEIELPEHPMRYTAMPNATEKEGIWAAAGVNEVNVSMTATETITSNERVLGADPLVRYLPEKDGQEEQAGGIGEEDIVSITLPYIRSAREGVERLGMLLEKYGTYEMNGIAFQDMEEVWWLETIGGHHWIAKRVPDDAYVIMPNQLGIDSFDLADALGEKKAHMCSADLPRFIEENHLSLSFDGTLNPREAFGSHSDADHIYNTPRAWFIARYLNPHSFRWDGENADFRPESDDIPWSFVPERKLTVEDVKYVLSAHFQGTPYDPYAKYGDPAKRGCFRPIGINRNNFLSLVQLRPSLLPELCAIEWVAFGSNVFNAFVPFYANVNRTPDYMANTGERVTTENFYWANRLLGALADAQFSLCKSHIERYQAAVPIEGYRILHEYDERIGAGDVRGGDAVKLLEEANERIAVMVQEKTDDTLDKVLYEASCQMKNGFSRSDA, from the coding sequence ATGTCATGCACAACCATTCTCGCGGGGAAAAAAGCGACCTATGACGGGTCTACTTTTGCTGCGCGCAACGAGGATTCGGGCTCCGGCTCTTTTATGCCGAAGAAATTTATCGTGGTCTCTCCGTCGGAGCAGCCCGGCAAGTACAGATCCGTGCTTTCGCATGTGGAGATCGAGCTGCCGGAGCACCCGATGCGCTATACTGCCATGCCGAATGCGACGGAAAAGGAGGGGATCTGGGCTGCGGCAGGCGTGAATGAGGTGAATGTTTCCATGACGGCGACAGAGACCATCACCTCGAATGAACGGGTGCTCGGCGCGGATCCGCTGGTTCGCTACCTGCCGGAAAAGGACGGACAGGAGGAGCAGGCGGGCGGCATCGGAGAGGAGGATATCGTCAGCATTACCCTGCCCTATATCCGGAGCGCGCGGGAGGGCGTAGAGCGGCTCGGAATGCTGCTGGAGAAGTACGGCACTTATGAGATGAACGGCATCGCCTTTCAGGATATGGAGGAGGTCTGGTGGCTGGAGACGATCGGCGGGCATCATTGGATCGCGAAGCGTGTGCCGGACGACGCCTATGTGATCATGCCGAATCAGCTCGGTATCGACAGCTTCGACCTCGCGGATGCGCTGGGAGAGAAAAAGGCGCATATGTGCTCGGCGGATCTCCCGCGCTTTATTGAAGAGAATCATCTCTCGCTTTCCTTCGACGGGACATTAAACCCGCGGGAGGCCTTCGGAAGCCATTCCGATGCGGATCATATCTACAATACGCCGCGCGCCTGGTTCATTGCGAGATATCTGAATCCGCACAGCTTTCGCTGGGATGGGGAGAATGCCGATTTCCGCCCGGAATCGGACGATATTCCGTGGAGCTTCGTGCCGGAGCGGAAGCTCACGGTAGAGGATGTGAAGTATGTATTGTCCGCGCATTTTCAGGGCACGCCATATGATCCCTACGCCAAATATGGAGATCCGGCGAAGCGCGGCTGCTTCCGCCCGATCGGCATTAACCGAAACAATTTCCTGAGTCTGGTGCAGCTCCGCCCGTCTCTGCTCCCGGAGCTTTGCGCGATCGAATGGGTCGCGTTCGGTTCCAATGTGTTCAATGCCTTTGTGCCATTCTATGCCAATGTGAACAGGACGCCGGACTATATGGCGAACACGGGGGAGAGGGTCACGACAGAGAACTTCTATTGGGCGAACCGTCTGCTCGGCGCATTGGCGGACGCACAGTTCAGCCTCTGCAAATCGCATATCGAGCGCTATCAGGCGGCGGTGCCCATAGAGGGCTACCGCATTCTTCATGAATATGACGAGAGAATCGGCGCCGGAGACGTCCGCGGCGGGGATGCGGTGAAGCTGCTTGAGGAAGCCAATGAGCGGATCGCCGTCATGGTTCAGGAGAAAACGGACGATACGCTGGATAAGGTACTCTATGAGGCGAGCTGCCAGATGAAGAACGGCTTCTCCCGCTCCGACGCATAA
- a CDS encoding Hsp20/alpha crystallin family protein, producing the protein MYMPSIFGESLFDDFFRDLDGSFAAKPLYGKRAKNLMKTDIRETEQGYELMIDLPGYKKEDLKLELKDGYLSISAEKHTESEKKDENGKMIRQERYSGSVQRGFFVGDGVREEDIRAKFEDGVLKLDIPKKEVKALPEHRYIEIG; encoded by the coding sequence ATGTACATGCCTAGCATTTTTGGAGAGAGCTTATTCGATGATTTCTTTCGCGATCTGGACGGCAGCTTCGCGGCGAAGCCGTTGTATGGGAAGCGGGCGAAGAACCTGATGAAGACCGACATTCGCGAGACAGAACAGGGCTACGAGCTCATGATAGATCTGCCCGGATATAAAAAGGAGGATCTGAAGCTCGAGCTGAAGGACGGCTATCTCAGCATCTCTGCCGAGAAGCATACAGAGTCTGAGAAGAAGGACGAGAATGGAAAGATGATCCGTCAGGAACGGTATTCCGGTTCCGTACAGAGAGGCTTCTTTGTGGGAGACGGTGTCCGGGAGGAGGACATCAGGGCGAAGTTTGAGGACGGCGTTCTGAAGCTGGATATCCCGAAGAAGGAGGTCAAGGCGCTTCCGGAGCACAGATACATTGAGATCGGCTGA
- a CDS encoding LacI family DNA-binding transcriptional regulator: MTIKEIAARAGVSIATVSHVINHTRYVSPELVDKIEAIIEESGYSEKIKKKVQKIRSGRSSQIVAVLPNIKSALYCDLCNQLQAYATSQRYQFYTAVSNDNLEEEQSILKSLISSAKTIGIFFSPTSSNPSDYSFLYESGIPFICVERYIYDDTTPRILFDYHAAFQSATSYFFESGHENVLFLVEKADSLAKQEKIAGYEKALLCANRTLSSSCIAEISLYQSYDLISLNIQKSISRYLPTAIITGGNRLTMFLLKALRELGKDCPRDISIIGFDDMLWCELTAPPLSCIHRDIRQMAELASQALFDRINHLPASPLARYADIHLVLRDSTRIIDNGPLGEQAVSPDSISLSTEEKALLKKGHYQVAVSFHYTGTAWAALHQKGIRDELEQYGIDIISTMDAHFDPALQNMQLESIKMQHPDAVIAIPSDDVETGPAFQELSRMTRLVFLSNVPQNFNRNDYVSCISVNERENGTNTGRMIGEYLKDKTHAKVGFIIHGAMFYGTTERDNYAEKILRESYPNIEITARKGFIQIENAYKVCLEMVTEHPDIQALYVSWDRPALLAIKALKTLNRTDIAVFTTDLDFEIAQEMNQGFVKGLSTQRPYDQGKAVALAVAKSLVSDNVPKYIGVQPYIVHEKQLKRAWKDIFFEALPEELGV, translated from the coding sequence ATGACAATTAAAGAAATTGCTGCCAGGGCCGGTGTCTCCATCGCTACAGTCTCACATGTTATCAACCATACCCGCTATGTCAGCCCGGAACTAGTGGATAAAATCGAAGCTATCATTGAAGAAAGTGGATATTCGGAAAAAATCAAAAAGAAAGTACAAAAAATACGAAGCGGACGCAGTTCCCAGATTGTTGCCGTTCTTCCAAACATAAAAAGCGCTCTCTACTGCGATCTCTGCAACCAGCTGCAGGCTTACGCAACCAGCCAGAGGTACCAGTTTTACACAGCTGTCAGCAACGACAATCTGGAGGAAGAACAAAGTATACTGAAAAGCCTGATTTCCAGTGCCAAAACAATCGGTATTTTTTTCTCGCCCACCAGCAGCAATCCTTCTGACTATTCGTTTCTTTATGAATCAGGGATCCCCTTTATCTGTGTTGAGCGTTATATTTATGATGATACCACTCCCAGAATCTTATTTGATTATCATGCCGCCTTTCAATCTGCTACCTCATATTTTTTTGAAAGCGGCCACGAAAATGTACTGTTTCTTGTGGAAAAAGCAGACAGTCTTGCCAAACAGGAAAAAATTGCCGGATATGAAAAAGCCTTGCTGTGTGCCAACCGGACTCTGAGCAGCTCCTGCATCGCTGAGATAAGTCTGTATCAGTCCTACGATCTCATCAGCCTGAACATCCAAAAAAGCATCAGCCGATATCTTCCTACCGCCATTATCACCGGCGGCAACCGACTGACCATGTTCCTGCTCAAGGCACTTCGGGAACTGGGAAAAGATTGTCCTCGTGACATTTCCATCATCGGATTTGATGATATGCTCTGGTGTGAATTGACTGCGCCGCCGCTATCCTGTATTCACAGAGATATCCGCCAGATGGCAGAACTGGCATCACAGGCACTATTCGACCGTATCAACCATCTCCCCGCATCCCCTCTTGCCCGGTATGCCGATATTCATCTGGTTCTGCGTGACTCCACCCGTATAATCGATAACGGTCCCCTGGGCGAGCAGGCAGTTTCACCGGACAGCATTTCTCTCTCCACAGAAGAAAAAGCACTTTTGAAAAAGGGCCATTACCAGGTTGCCGTCTCATTTCACTATACGGGAACCGCATGGGCAGCCCTTCACCAGAAAGGCATCCGGGATGAATTGGAACAATATGGCATAGACATTATTTCTACCATGGATGCCCATTTCGATCCGGCACTCCAGAACATGCAGCTTGAAAGCATCAAAATGCAGCATCCGGATGCGGTAATCGCTATTCCCAGTGATGATGTAGAAACCGGCCCCGCCTTTCAGGAGCTGTCCAGGATGACACGGTTGGTTTTTCTGAGCAACGTTCCGCAAAATTTCAACCGCAACGATTATGTCTCCTGTATCTCCGTCAACGAACGGGAAAACGGCACTAACACAGGGCGCATGATCGGTGAATATCTGAAGGATAAAACTCATGCTAAAGTCGGTTTTATCATCCACGGTGCCATGTTTTACGGCACTACTGAGCGTGATAACTATGCCGAAAAAATATTGCGGGAGTCCTATCCCAACATTGAAATCACTGCCAGAAAGGGATTTATTCAAATTGAAAATGCCTACAAAGTATGTCTGGAAATGGTCACAGAACATCCGGATATTCAGGCACTTTACGTCAGCTGGGACAGGCCGGCCCTTCTTGCCATCAAGGCCTTAAAAACTTTGAACCGGACGGATATCGCTGTCTTTACCACGGATCTGGATTTCGAGATTGCGCAAGAAATGAATCAAGGATTTGTAAAAGGGCTCAGCACCCAGAGACCATATGACCAGGGAAAAGCTGTTGCTCTTGCAGTCGCTAAATCCCTGGTCAGTGATAACGTTCCAAAATATATTGGAGTACAGCCTTATATAGTTCATGAAAAACAGTTGAAACGCGCCTGGAAGGATATTTTCTTTGAGGCACTGCCGGAAGAGTTGGGGGTTTAG